A genomic region of Rhipicephalus sanguineus isolate Rsan-2018 chromosome 1, BIME_Rsan_1.4, whole genome shotgun sequence contains the following coding sequences:
- the LOC119400870 gene encoding uncharacterized protein LOC119400870, giving the protein MPNDASAAHPSPPTAPPTLLSAGSLRLRDPPIFSGTDDKDVDDWISTYERPRSSAPTLRDFIQDQVAQAIPPAREPPPVTAPLKYAEAVARPLHQTLQPPPMYQPPTFSPPSMPMPHRPPFPTP; this is encoded by the exons ATGCCCAACGACGCAAGTGCCGCTCATCCAAGTCCTCCAACGGCACCGCCCACTCTACTTAGCGCCGGTTCCTTGCGTCTGCGAGATCCCCCGATCTTCTCGGGCACTGACGAcaaggacgtggacgattggatATCCACATATGAGCGC CCACGCAGTTCGGCACCTACGCTCCGCGACTTCATCCAAGACCAGGTCGCGCAAGCTATTCCGCCAGCCCGTGAACCGCCGCCAGTCACTGCACCACTCAAGTATGCAGAGGCCGTTGCCCGACCTCTTCACCAGACGCTCCAGCCCCCGCCTATGTATCAACCACCGACCTTTTCACCACCGTCTATGCCGATGCCACACCGGCCGCCTTTTCCGACCCCCTAG